A genome region from Pontiella agarivorans includes the following:
- a CDS encoding polysaccharide biosynthesis/export family protein, protein MFGKFTVAAVLLTACMLSGCVSPDTKEVSAKDFKPVPGSAGSEQIPDLVAGDALEISVEVDGNMEVAAYQTEISSTGRVTLPLVGDVAISGLSVEEARSGITAAYGKYFVSRPVIIINRVNDLASTEWGFVTVTGAVAQPGRVSIPSAQGIKLTAVISRSGGFAPSAKKSDIRITRKVEDGRKIRVTINYNDIGQDGDADSDISLFQGDIVYVPQRIF, encoded by the coding sequence ATGTTTGGTAAATTTACAGTTGCTGCAGTTCTATTAACCGCGTGCATGTTATCGGGCTGTGTCTCCCCGGATACAAAAGAGGTTTCTGCAAAGGACTTTAAACCTGTACCCGGTTCGGCCGGGTCGGAGCAGATTCCTGATTTGGTCGCCGGTGATGCTCTGGAGATTTCGGTGGAGGTTGACGGCAACATGGAAGTGGCGGCCTATCAGACTGAGATCAGTTCGACCGGCCGGGTCACCCTGCCGCTGGTCGGTGATGTAGCGATTTCCGGTTTGAGTGTGGAGGAGGCTCGCTCGGGAATCACTGCGGCCTACGGGAAATATTTTGTCAGCCGGCCTGTGATCATTATTAACCGGGTGAATGACCTGGCCAGTACCGAATGGGGATTTGTCACGGTCACCGGAGCCGTGGCGCAGCCCGGCCGGGTGAGTATTCCTTCTGCGCAGGGTATCAAGCTGACCGCTGTGATCAGCCGTTCCGGAGGGTTTGCGCCCAGTGCGAAGAAATCCGATATCCGCATCACCCGAAAGGTGGAAGACGGACGAAAAATACGAGTAACCATTAATTATAATGATATTGGGCAGGACGGTGACGCCGATTCGGATATCAGCCTGTTTCAAGGCGATATTGTGTATGTTCCCCAACGGATTTTCTAA
- a CDS encoding glycosyltransferase, giving the protein MNFDIRTDKPEVSVSVITYNNGPYIRECLDSILDQETDFSYEICLGEDGSTDGTREICIEYAERHPEKIRLFLRTQEDAGRERFKSQGVYNYIETTRECCGTYVAFCDGDDAWICKKKLQKQVDLLAADPGVSLVHSDFDKSNEVTGKQIHGFNSKRGIKPCVKQEKEKAIIDLLLCRYAIAASSVVARTSDVLDIFDSSEELFLTYPMGDTQTWCELLRRGRFHYMDEALALYRITKESTSNSLSALKKFEFVNDTADLGLRLISRYNLPNRELMAYKVKNSNRYAMLSGDIHELEKLHASHSNAFEGVEKLLFRINRSALFRPVVAVLFQMRYIRNHLRL; this is encoded by the coding sequence ATGAATTTTGATATTCGTACAGATAAACCGGAAGTCAGTGTTTCGGTTATTACATATAACAACGGCCCGTACATTCGTGAATGTCTGGACAGTATTCTGGATCAGGAGACCGATTTTTCGTATGAAATCTGTCTTGGAGAGGACGGATCGACGGATGGGACGCGGGAAATCTGTATTGAATACGCGGAGCGCCATCCGGAAAAAATCCGTTTGTTTCTCCGGACACAAGAGGATGCAGGACGGGAGCGTTTTAAATCCCAGGGGGTGTATAACTACATTGAAACCACCCGGGAGTGCTGCGGAACATATGTTGCCTTTTGCGATGGGGATGATGCTTGGATCTGCAAGAAAAAGCTGCAGAAGCAGGTTGATCTTTTGGCGGCGGATCCCGGTGTATCGCTCGTTCATTCAGATTTTGATAAGTCAAATGAGGTTACAGGGAAGCAGATTCATGGATTTAATTCAAAGCGCGGGATAAAACCCTGCGTAAAACAGGAGAAAGAGAAGGCGATCATTGACCTTTTGTTGTGTCGCTATGCAATTGCCGCCAGTTCTGTGGTGGCCCGCACGTCAGATGTTCTGGATATTTTTGATTCAAGTGAAGAGCTTTTTCTTACTTACCCGATGGGGGATACCCAAACATGGTGTGAGTTGTTGCGGCGGGGCAGGTTCCATTATATGGACGAAGCGCTGGCTCTTTACAGAATTACCAAGGAATCGACCTCTAATTCGTTGTCAGCGTTAAAAAAATTTGAATTTGTTAATGATACTGCCGATCTGGGGCTCAGGCTGATCAGCCGCTATAACCTGCCCAATCGGGAGTTGATGGCCTATAAGGTTAAAAACTCCAATCGATACGCCATGCTTAGTGGAGATATCCATGAGCTGGAAAAGCTGCATGCTTCGCACAGCAACGCATTTGAAGGGGTTGAAAAGTTGCTTTTCAGGATCAACCGGAGTGCGCTGTTCCGCCCTGTTGTTGCTGTGCTGTTCCAGATGAGATATATCCGGAATCATTTGAGGCTGTAA
- a CDS encoding polysaccharide biosynthesis tyrosine autokinase, whose protein sequence is MFSGNEPPPAYGAPHTPPPGDPAGPYGAPHQPAPLNLKGSGGLKPMRLLFMVLRRWYVPVIFGVLGILVGIIRAIFAVPVYQAKAEIEMSIQRPQFIQTEVNLEEGGGTLSEDVIFNTRFAKFGSPAMEEIASEVYFSKYSKEEYLQRTAWSGVQDLAYWVRQVGWYKQGNANIVHVSFRCPDPEFAAQLVNVMIESAGLLMERDNKELSDGAVKWLVDQTEVLRKELEGVELELADKRQAFQITTLEQRRESLGAILADLEAQKAGLENQLALRQTEYNYLSEWEESGRSIETLPTGLPKEQQLYELLGTWQTALDEFQRVSEKYTQKHPRYQEAKRAEERALARLDQFIEVSWKAIQNELTLLKTKIGQMQGRVVKIETELRDLDKKIADGKRKLLKLERKRDTAEASYRSVLQRTENTRLAAEQDTAFVKVLREAAVPRIPIAPDKKKIVIITVFLFGVLGAGLAVAMEFLMNRVGSVTDLKDLGLHVLGILPRESKYMTRADIAKSGIVDSFGAMVEVFVGINGYILSEKFKEQSEVLMVSSAGPGEGKTISSCNLAISLARNGLKTLLIDADLRRPQVGNIFEIPSEHPSLLEWLSSRHEGMEHRQLVSHNMIENLDVITSRPLKNVNPAEMLGRKELAELVEWARSEYDRVIIDTPPIGPVGDGVVLASYVDSVIVVSRVGKTNMRSLKSMLSRLLEVDVLILGCIANDVPYSLAGKFSGAEGYGYGHSYKSYVSDTAE, encoded by the coding sequence ATGTTTTCTGGAAATGAGCCGCCTCCGGCCTATGGGGCGCCGCACACTCCGCCGCCGGGGGACCCGGCCGGGCCCTATGGAGCTCCGCATCAACCTGCACCGTTAAATCTGAAAGGAAGCGGCGGGTTAAAGCCGATGCGCTTGCTCTTTATGGTATTGCGCCGCTGGTATGTCCCTGTGATTTTCGGCGTGCTCGGCATCCTGGTTGGTATCATCCGGGCGATATTTGCGGTTCCCGTCTATCAGGCGAAGGCTGAGATTGAAATGAGTATTCAGCGGCCGCAGTTCATTCAGACGGAGGTGAACCTGGAAGAGGGCGGGGGCACGCTGAGTGAAGATGTGATTTTCAATACACGTTTTGCCAAGTTCGGGTCACCGGCTATGGAGGAGATCGCTTCGGAGGTTTATTTCAGCAAATATTCTAAAGAAGAGTATTTGCAGCGTACTGCGTGGAGCGGGGTTCAGGATTTGGCGTATTGGGTGCGTCAGGTCGGCTGGTATAAGCAGGGCAATGCCAATATTGTGCATGTTTCATTCCGCTGCCCGGATCCCGAATTTGCCGCACAACTGGTGAATGTGATGATTGAGTCGGCCGGTCTTTTGATGGAGCGGGATAATAAAGAACTTTCTGACGGCGCCGTGAAATGGCTGGTGGATCAGACGGAGGTGCTTCGTAAGGAGTTGGAGGGCGTCGAACTGGAGCTGGCGGATAAACGGCAGGCTTTTCAGATTACGACGCTGGAGCAGCGGCGGGAGAGTCTGGGGGCAATTCTGGCCGATTTGGAAGCGCAGAAAGCGGGACTTGAAAACCAGCTGGCTTTAAGGCAGACGGAATATAATTACCTTTCCGAATGGGAGGAGTCGGGCCGCAGTATTGAAACGTTGCCGACGGGACTTCCGAAAGAGCAGCAACTCTACGAATTGCTCGGAACCTGGCAGACGGCATTGGATGAATTTCAGCGTGTTTCTGAAAAATATACACAGAAACATCCGCGGTATCAGGAGGCGAAAAGAGCGGAGGAGCGGGCACTTGCGAGACTGGATCAGTTTATTGAAGTGTCCTGGAAGGCGATTCAGAATGAATTGACGCTGCTGAAAACAAAAATCGGTCAGATGCAAGGCCGGGTGGTGAAAATTGAAACGGAATTGCGTGACCTGGATAAAAAGATTGCCGACGGGAAGCGGAAATTGCTGAAGCTGGAGCGCAAGCGGGATACTGCAGAGGCATCGTACCGCTCGGTGCTGCAACGTACGGAAAATACCCGGTTGGCGGCAGAGCAGGATACTGCGTTTGTGAAGGTATTGCGGGAAGCGGCGGTGCCGCGTATTCCGATTGCTCCGGATAAAAAGAAAATTGTGATCATCACCGTTTTTCTGTTCGGTGTGCTGGGTGCAGGGCTGGCGGTAGCGATGGAGTTCTTGATGAACCGGGTCGGCAGTGTGACCGATTTGAAGGATCTTGGGCTGCATGTGCTGGGTATTCTTCCCCGTGAAAGTAAATATATGACCCGTGCGGATATTGCGAAATCGGGTATTGTGGACAGCTTCGGGGCCATGGTTGAAGTATTTGTTGGAATTAATGGCTATATTCTTTCTGAAAAATTTAAAGAACAGTCAGAGGTTTTGATGGTCAGCAGTGCGGGCCCCGGCGAGGGGAAGACTATTTCTTCGTGTAATCTGGCGATCAGTCTGGCCCGCAATGGGTTGAAAACACTGTTGATTGATGCGGATTTGCGGCGTCCTCAGGTGGGAAATATATTTGAGATTCCTTCAGAGCATCCTTCTTTGCTGGAGTGGCTCTCTTCCCGCCACGAGGGAATGGAGCACCGTCAGTTGGTTTCACACAATATGATTGAAAATCTGGATGTGATTACCAGTCGGCCTTTGAAAAATGTAAATCCGGCAGAAATGCTGGGGCGCAAAGAGTTGGCGGAGCTGGTTGAATGGGCACGGAGTGAATATGACCGGGTGATCATTGATACACCTCCGATTGGACCGGTGGGGGATGGTGTGGTTCTGGCTTCGTATGTGGATTCTGTTATTGTGGTGTCCCGTGTAGGAAAAACCAATATGAGGAGTCTGAAGTCGATGCTGTCGCGTCTGCTGGAAGTTGATGTGCTGATCCTGGGCTGTATTGCCAATGATGTGCCCTATTCGTTGGCCGGAAAATTTTCCGGTGCAGAGGGATACGGTTATGGCCACAGCTATAAAAGTTATGTGAGTGACACTGCAGAGTGA
- a CDS encoding DUF2851 family protein, whose product MSLSLQTLETVFPRSALYRNGNTADAVHESSLPFGRFPWRERHLQCLWADSRNRPAKLTTSDGEPVTIEHPGHWNLEPGPDFLNAVLLIGQEKRRITGDLEIHIHPNGWKQHGHAHDPNFDQVRFHIVYFQGLEIPGLIQIPLQETLAANPHFSFENIDTAAFPYSIPAGDFPLHGIDPDRKTEFLEAAGEERLLLKAERLALAMQSRDPEQVLWEELMASLGYKNNKAPFRKLAALLPPARLQSLAETPDQAYALLLGLSGLLPKNPDPQWTPASRTFIRSVWDFWWKQADELHERTLNKSDWTLAGIRPANHPVRRLMAAAHYAFNIADFKDNFKKLTPSASNHWNTHISWKTPCKPTALVGQARANAIITNILIPFRAATENSFDLNQLPPEPGNSIIRQTAYTLFGPDHTAKVYKSALARQGLIQIFHDYIITHRLDELKMLFRETQPSMPDQPQGE is encoded by the coding sequence ATGAGTCTAAGCCTCCAGACATTGGAAACCGTATTCCCCCGGTCGGCACTTTACCGAAACGGGAATACCGCCGATGCCGTACACGAATCCTCCCTTCCCTTCGGCCGCTTTCCCTGGCGCGAACGCCACCTCCAATGCCTCTGGGCCGACTCCCGGAACCGCCCCGCCAAACTCACAACCTCCGATGGTGAGCCGGTTACCATCGAACACCCCGGCCACTGGAATCTCGAACCCGGTCCCGACTTTCTCAACGCGGTCCTGCTCATCGGCCAGGAAAAACGCCGCATCACCGGTGACCTCGAAATTCACATCCACCCCAACGGCTGGAAACAGCACGGCCACGCCCACGATCCAAATTTCGATCAGGTCCGCTTCCACATCGTCTACTTCCAGGGCCTGGAAATTCCCGGCCTTATCCAGATTCCCCTACAGGAAACCCTCGCCGCCAACCCACACTTCTCCTTCGAAAACATCGACACCGCCGCCTTCCCCTACTCCATTCCCGCCGGCGACTTCCCCCTGCACGGCATCGACCCCGACCGGAAAACCGAATTTCTCGAAGCCGCCGGCGAAGAACGCCTCCTACTCAAAGCCGAACGCCTCGCTCTCGCCATGCAATCCCGCGATCCCGAACAGGTCCTCTGGGAAGAACTCATGGCCAGCCTCGGCTATAAAAACAACAAAGCCCCTTTCCGCAAACTCGCCGCCCTCCTGCCTCCCGCCCGTCTGCAATCCCTCGCCGAAACCCCCGACCAGGCCTATGCCCTGCTCCTCGGACTCTCCGGCCTCCTGCCCAAAAACCCCGACCCGCAATGGACCCCCGCTTCCAGAACCTTCATACGCTCCGTCTGGGATTTCTGGTGGAAACAAGCCGACGAACTTCATGAACGCACCCTGAATAAATCCGACTGGACCCTCGCCGGTATCCGCCCCGCCAACCATCCCGTCAGAAGATTAATGGCCGCCGCCCACTACGCATTTAACATCGCTGACTTTAAAGACAATTTTAAAAAACTGACTCCGTCAGCCTCCAACCATTGGAACACCCACATCAGCTGGAAAACCCCATGCAAACCCACCGCACTCGTCGGCCAGGCCCGCGCCAACGCCATCATCACGAATATTCTCATCCCTTTCCGGGCCGCCACGGAAAATTCCTTCGACCTCAATCAACTCCCGCCCGAACCCGGCAACAGCATCATCCGCCAAACCGCCTACACCCTCTTCGGCCCCGACCACACCGCAAAAGTCTATAAGTCCGCCCTCGCCCGCCAGGGCCTCATCCAGATCTTCCACGATTACATAATCACCCACCGCCTTGATGAACTGAAAATGCTGTTTAGAGAAACGCAGCCCTCCATGCCTGATCAACCGCAGGGAGAATGA
- a CDS encoding peptidase U32 family protein, with protein MNKKNSRFELMAPAGSYASLAAAIRGGADSVYFGVDQLNMRSRAASPFTLDDLRRIARICRWCGVKSYLALNVIVYDEELEIMRTLCDAAKAANLSAIIASDISAIEYAHSIGLEVHISVQANISNIGAVKFFARYADVMVLARELTLAQIAAIRNGIIKDDVRGPGGEPVQLELFAHGALCVAISGKCYMSLGCYNQSANRGSCFQNCRRAYRLVDVDTGDELEVQNRYIMSPKDLCTLPHLDKLAEAGVTVFKLEGRARTAQYVSTVTKAYRRGLDAVEDGTFEPEHFQPLEAGLAEVFNRGFWDGGYYCGEKMGEWAASGHSQATHKRVEQGLVTNYFAKIGIAEFRLWQHELKPGCEILIEGPTTGAVQFNLNELRVDGKPADRAVKNDMVTFRVPEKVRRNDKVFLLQPVVA; from the coding sequence ATGAATAAAAAGAATTCCAGATTTGAACTGATGGCGCCGGCGGGGTCGTATGCTTCGCTGGCGGCGGCGATCCGCGGCGGGGCGGACTCGGTCTATTTCGGGGTGGACCAGCTTAATATGCGTTCGCGCGCGGCGAGCCCGTTCACGCTGGACGATCTCAGGCGTATCGCGCGCATCTGCCGGTGGTGCGGAGTGAAGTCGTACCTCGCGCTGAATGTGATCGTTTATGACGAAGAGCTTGAGATCATGCGGACCCTCTGCGACGCGGCGAAAGCGGCGAACCTGTCGGCGATTATCGCGTCCGATATATCGGCCATTGAGTATGCGCATTCGATCGGGCTGGAAGTTCATATTTCGGTGCAGGCGAATATTTCGAATATCGGTGCGGTGAAGTTTTTTGCACGCTATGCCGACGTGATGGTGCTGGCGCGTGAACTGACGCTTGCGCAGATTGCGGCGATCCGGAACGGGATTATCAAGGATGATGTCCGCGGGCCCGGCGGCGAGCCGGTACAGCTTGAGCTGTTTGCGCACGGGGCGCTGTGCGTGGCGATTTCCGGCAAGTGTTATATGAGTCTGGGCTGCTACAACCAATCGGCCAACCGCGGCTCCTGTTTTCAGAACTGCCGGCGGGCCTACCGGCTGGTGGATGTGGATACGGGCGATGAGCTGGAAGTGCAGAACCGATATATTATGTCGCCGAAGGACCTGTGCACCCTGCCGCATCTCGACAAACTGGCGGAGGCCGGCGTGACGGTGTTCAAGCTGGAAGGGCGTGCGCGTACGGCGCAGTATGTGAGCACAGTGACCAAGGCGTACCGCCGCGGTCTGGATGCGGTCGAAGACGGAACGTTTGAGCCCGAACATTTCCAACCTTTGGAAGCAGGTCTGGCCGAGGTGTTCAATCGCGGCTTCTGGGACGGCGGCTATTATTGCGGTGAAAAAATGGGCGAGTGGGCGGCGAGCGGCCATTCGCAGGCGACGCACAAGCGCGTTGAGCAGGGGCTGGTCACCAATTACTTTGCGAAAATCGGCATTGCGGAATTCAGGCTTTGGCAGCACGAGCTGAAGCCGGGGTGTGAAATTCTGATCGAAGGACCCACCACCGGGGCTGTGCAGTTTAATTTGAATGAGCTGCGCGTCGATGGAAAGCCGGCGGACCGTGCTGTGAAAAATGACATGGTGACGTTCAGGGTTCCTGAAAAAGTCCGCCGCAATGATAAGGTCTTTCTGTTGCAGCCGGTTGTGGCTTGA
- the fusA gene encoding elongation factor G has protein sequence MKNIPIDNVRNFALMGHTGSGKTSLIDSILFKLGQVDRVGSPENGTSVADWTEEEKTHGMTIWAKPFDGVYTAASRKIRRLVMIDTPGFADFIGHKICAAEITDAALITIDAAAGIQVGTQRAWKSAEKRNLPRGIAITCLDKDDTSFDDMLMEIKERWGDERCIPMVLPTSDGKAVDILNTPFSEIPDELKERVKSIKDHLIELAAETDDALIEKYFNGEELSADEFSEGLRKSVHDAHLIPVFATSVKADMGVKETMDSISRLFPSPHDYPVSCAEGNEISADEDQPFSAQIWRCFNDPFVGQMTFIRIYSGVLKPGMEVYNPVKDQKEKISAILYVDGKKTTEAQEAKAGDIVALTKLKNTFLNDSLCAVGSSIKFEPIVFPSPVTAYAVEPKNKADADKIGQALHRATDEDPSIRLEHNTETHELVLWGMGDMHLEVTLEHIKNRSNVDMTHHTPKVAYKETITGSGEGHYKHKKQSGGRGQYGECYIRIRPKSEEEPKWFLNKIVGGAIPGGFIPACEKGFVEGLQNGPLVGSKVINVQVELYDGSYHDVDSSEVAFKIAGSKALHEAIEKSSPVLLEPIMTVKVVVPDQFMGDISGLLNTKRGRILGMGPEDGLQVINADVPQAEMFRFCSELRSLTSGQGSFEMDFARYEQVPAHLASKVISDAKAAKEE, from the coding sequence ATGAAAAATATTCCCATTGATAACGTCCGCAACTTCGCTCTAATGGGCCACACGGGTAGCGGGAAAACCTCACTGATCGACAGCATCCTGTTCAAGCTCGGTCAGGTTGATCGGGTGGGTTCTCCGGAAAACGGTACCAGTGTGGCAGATTGGACCGAGGAAGAAAAAACACATGGTATGACCATCTGGGCCAAACCCTTCGATGGCGTCTACACCGCAGCATCCCGAAAAATCCGCCGGCTCGTCATGATCGACACGCCCGGCTTTGCCGACTTTATCGGCCATAAAATCTGCGCCGCCGAAATTACTGATGCGGCACTCATCACCATCGATGCCGCCGCCGGCATCCAGGTCGGCACACAGCGCGCATGGAAATCTGCAGAAAAACGAAACCTGCCCCGCGGCATTGCCATTACCTGCCTCGATAAAGACGACACCAGTTTTGATGATATGCTGATGGAAATCAAAGAGCGCTGGGGCGATGAGCGCTGCATTCCGATGGTGCTGCCCACGTCCGACGGCAAAGCCGTTGATATTCTCAACACCCCGTTCAGCGAAATCCCCGACGAACTCAAAGAACGCGTAAAATCGATTAAAGACCACCTCATCGAACTCGCCGCCGAAACCGACGATGCTCTCATCGAAAAATATTTCAACGGCGAAGAACTCAGTGCCGACGAATTTTCCGAAGGTCTGCGCAAATCCGTTCACGACGCGCATCTTATTCCGGTATTCGCCACTTCCGTTAAAGCCGATATGGGCGTAAAGGAAACCATGGATTCCATCAGCCGCCTCTTCCCCTCCCCGCACGACTATCCCGTCAGCTGTGCCGAGGGCAATGAAATTTCGGCCGACGAAGACCAGCCCTTCTCCGCCCAGATCTGGCGTTGCTTCAACGATCCATTCGTGGGTCAGATGACCTTCATCCGCATCTATTCCGGTGTGCTGAAACCCGGCATGGAAGTCTACAATCCCGTTAAAGATCAGAAGGAAAAAATCAGCGCCATTCTGTACGTCGACGGCAAAAAAACAACCGAAGCGCAGGAGGCCAAGGCCGGCGATATTGTAGCCCTCACCAAATTGAAGAACACCTTTCTCAATGATTCCCTCTGTGCAGTTGGCTCCAGTATTAAATTCGAACCGATTGTCTTCCCCTCGCCTGTCACCGCCTACGCAGTGGAACCGAAAAACAAAGCCGACGCCGACAAAATCGGCCAGGCCCTGCACCGTGCGACCGACGAAGATCCCTCCATCCGTCTCGAGCATAATACCGAAACGCACGAACTGGTACTCTGGGGTATGGGCGATATGCATCTTGAGGTCACGCTCGAGCACATTAAAAACCGTTCCAATGTGGACATGACGCACCACACCCCGAAAGTCGCCTATAAGGAAACCATTACGGGTTCCGGCGAGGGCCATTACAAACACAAGAAACAGTCCGGCGGCCGCGGCCAGTATGGAGAATGCTATATCCGCATCCGCCCTAAATCCGAAGAGGAGCCCAAATGGTTTCTCAATAAAATCGTCGGCGGTGCCATCCCCGGCGGTTTTATTCCCGCCTGCGAAAAAGGCTTTGTGGAAGGTCTCCAAAACGGCCCGCTGGTTGGTTCAAAAGTGATTAATGTACAGGTCGAACTCTACGACGGCTCCTACCACGACGTCGATTCCTCCGAAGTCGCATTTAAAATTGCCGGCTCAAAAGCGTTACACGAAGCGATTGAAAAATCATCGCCGGTTCTGCTAGAACCGATCATGACCGTAAAAGTAGTTGTGCCCGATCAATTCATGGGTGACATCTCAGGACTTTTGAACACGAAACGCGGCCGTATTCTCGGAATGGGTCCCGAGGACGGATTGCAGGTCATCAATGCAGATGTCCCGCAGGCTGAAATGTTCAGATTCTGCTCGGAACTCCGCTCGCTTACGAGCGGACAGGGCTCGTTCGAAATGGACTTCGCCCGCTACGAGCAGGTACCGGCTCACTTGGCCTCGAAAGTCATCAGTGACGCAAAGGCCGCCAAAGAGGAGTGA